A section of the Alkalicoccobacillus plakortidis genome encodes:
- a CDS encoding type III polyketide synthase, which produces MPSIFSISTYAPPHKLHQDDTMEFARELFSESYEDIERLLTVFGNGQIDERYFAAPMEWFHQPHTLKERNDLFIELAVKYGVECIRGCLQNTQFLKRRVGVDEVDAIICVTSSGMATPGLEARMMNHLSFDEHTKRIPIWGLGCAGGAAGLSRAFDYCLAHPKENVLLVCVELCSLTFQHNDHSKSNLIGTSLFADGVACALIGGDLSQLRYDLVKDTSPAYHGSQSTLMPQSEDIMGWDVRDSGLHVVFSRSIPGIVEKWLKPNVEEFLQSEGVGLSEIDAFIAHPGGKKVLESYEKALGFSSEKTHVSREVLRKFGNMSSPTVLYVLKEFMEEDQALGYRGLMAALGPGFCSELVHLEWQGAIH; this is translated from the coding sequence ATGCCTTCCATATTCTCGATTAGTACATATGCGCCTCCCCATAAGCTTCATCAGGATGACACAATGGAGTTTGCAAGGGAGTTATTTAGTGAGAGTTATGAAGATATCGAAAGACTGTTGACGGTGTTTGGCAATGGACAAATCGATGAGCGTTATTTTGCTGCGCCAATGGAATGGTTTCATCAGCCACATACGCTGAAAGAAAGAAATGATTTGTTTATTGAGTTAGCTGTAAAGTATGGAGTGGAATGCATTCGAGGCTGCCTGCAGAACACTCAATTTTTAAAGAGACGTGTAGGAGTAGATGAAGTTGATGCGATTATTTGTGTAACAAGCTCAGGTATGGCTACACCTGGACTTGAGGCACGAATGATGAACCATCTTTCGTTTGATGAGCACACCAAACGGATTCCGATTTGGGGTCTAGGCTGTGCGGGTGGAGCCGCAGGATTAAGTCGAGCATTTGATTATTGTCTGGCTCATCCTAAAGAGAATGTACTGCTTGTATGTGTGGAGCTTTGTAGTCTTACGTTTCAGCATAATGATCACTCTAAAAGTAATCTTATCGGAACTTCACTGTTTGCTGATGGAGTTGCTTGCGCATTAATTGGAGGAGATTTGAGTCAGTTGCGATATGATTTAGTGAAAGACACCTCGCCTGCTTATCATGGTAGTCAATCGACATTAATGCCGCAATCAGAGGATATCATGGGTTGGGACGTGCGTGATTCTGGATTGCATGTAGTGTTTTCAAGGAGTATCCCAGGTATTGTTGAAAAATGGTTAAAGCCAAATGTAGAGGAATTTCTTCAATCTGAGGGAGTAGGGCTTTCTGAAATTGATGCGTTTATTGCACATCCGGGAGGCAAAAAAGTATTAGAGTCTTATGAGAAAGCACTAGGTTTTTCTTCTGAAAAAACACATGTTTCAAGAGAAGTACTCCGAAAGTTCGGCAATATGTCTTCACCAACTGTGCTTTATGTATTAAAAGAATTTATGGAAGAAGATCAAGCTTTAGGGTATCGGGGATTGATGGCGGCCCTTGGTCCCGGCTTCTGCTCTGAACTCGTTCACCTTGAATGGCAGGGGGCTATCCATTGA
- a CDS encoding GNAT family N-acetyltransferase, whose product MKPILIDFPDSFETEHLLIRAPKPGDGAQMYEAVCDSINELKPWLPFAQFEQSIENSEANIREAHVNFLTRKDLRLLVFLKETGELIASSGLHRIDWEVPKVEIGYWIRTNYSGKGYMTEAVKGITNFAVNELKARRIEIRCDAKNLKSRAVAERLGFELEAILKQESKAIDSDELRDTCVFAKVR is encoded by the coding sequence ATGAAGCCAATATTAATTGATTTTCCAGACAGCTTTGAAACAGAACACTTGCTTATCCGTGCCCCAAAACCAGGTGACGGAGCACAAATGTATGAGGCCGTATGTGACTCAATCAACGAATTAAAACCCTGGTTACCCTTCGCACAATTTGAACAATCAATAGAAAACTCAGAAGCAAATATTCGCGAAGCACACGTAAACTTTCTCACCAGAAAAGACCTCCGCTTACTTGTGTTCCTAAAAGAAACTGGCGAGCTTATCGCTTCATCCGGCTTGCATCGAATTGATTGGGAAGTCCCAAAGGTTGAAATTGGGTATTGGATTCGCACAAATTATAGTGGTAAGGGATATATGACAGAAGCTGTAAAAGGCATCACCAATTTTGCAGTTAACGAATTAAAGGCGCGCAGAATAGAAATTCGTTGCGACGCTAAAAACCTCAAAAGTCGTGCCGTAGCAGAACGTCTCGGTTTTGAGTTAGAAGCCATTTTAAAGCAGGAGAGTAAAGCAATTGATAGTGATGAATTGAGAGATACGTGTGTGTTTGCGAAGGTTAGGTGA
- a CDS encoding tripartite tricarboxylate transporter permease gives MGAFDGIMQGFQVAFSIEGLFFVFIGVLLGTIIGMIPGLGPISAIAIMIPITYGMDPAIALVMMSGVYYGSMYGGSTSSILLNAPGVAGTVAAAFDGYPMAKQGKAGKALAISAFCSFIGGTVSVILLMLFAPMLASVAISFGPPQYFALMLLGLTAISSLTDGSTIKALISAVLGFMVIMIGIDGQTGTNRFTFGSVNLLDGIDFLVIALGLFAIAEVCFLILSRKENTMNDMKKIGSLKLSKSDWKEMSGPITRQSFLGFILGVLPGAGATISSFIAYITEKKIAKKPEEFGKGSIKGLAAPETANNAATSGAFVPLLSLGIPGSGTTAVMLGAFLVLGVQPGPMLMTEVPDVFWGVIASMYIGNIFLLILNLPLIPYFAKILLVPKPLLISLVIIFSLIGVYAVSFSTFDLYMLVIFGVIGYLMRIFAFPAAPFILAFILGGMMEQSLRQSLTISNGDWMIFLQSPLTVSMLALALLALVFPAFQNRRRKKRDNTLSL, from the coding sequence TTGGGGGCTTTCGATGGAATCATGCAAGGATTTCAAGTGGCATTTAGTATAGAAGGTTTGTTCTTTGTTTTTATTGGGGTTTTACTCGGAACTATCATTGGAATGATTCCGGGACTTGGACCAATTAGTGCAATTGCTATTATGATTCCAATTACGTACGGAATGGATCCAGCAATTGCATTAGTTATGATGTCAGGTGTGTATTACGGATCAATGTATGGGGGTTCCACGTCCTCGATTCTGTTAAACGCACCTGGGGTTGCCGGTACGGTTGCTGCTGCTTTTGATGGGTATCCAATGGCTAAGCAAGGAAAAGCTGGGAAAGCATTAGCTATTTCTGCTTTTTGTTCCTTCATTGGAGGAACGGTTAGTGTTATTTTGTTAATGCTGTTCGCTCCTATGTTAGCGAGTGTCGCGATTAGTTTTGGTCCACCTCAATACTTTGCGCTTATGCTTCTAGGTCTAACTGCAATTTCAAGTTTAACTGACGGTTCAACGATAAAAGCACTTATATCTGCCGTTTTAGGGTTCATGGTTATTATGATTGGAATTGATGGTCAAACAGGTACTAACCGCTTCACATTTGGTAGTGTTAATTTACTTGACGGAATCGATTTCCTTGTCATTGCATTAGGCTTGTTTGCTATTGCGGAAGTCTGTTTCTTAATATTAAGCCGAAAAGAGAATACAATGAATGATATGAAAAAAATAGGTAGTCTTAAGCTATCTAAAAGTGATTGGAAAGAAATGAGTGGACCGATTACTAGACAATCATTTTTAGGTTTTATTCTAGGAGTACTTCCGGGTGCTGGAGCTACTATCTCTTCTTTTATTGCCTATATTACAGAGAAAAAAATCGCTAAAAAACCTGAAGAATTCGGGAAAGGATCGATTAAAGGTCTTGCAGCACCAGAAACAGCAAATAACGCAGCAACTAGTGGAGCTTTTGTACCACTTTTGAGTCTCGGTATTCCAGGGTCTGGTACAACGGCAGTCATGTTAGGTGCGTTCCTAGTATTAGGGGTTCAACCTGGTCCAATGTTAATGACAGAAGTACCAGACGTATTCTGGGGAGTCATTGCTAGCATGTACATTGGTAACATCTTTTTATTAATTTTAAACTTGCCGCTTATCCCATATTTCGCGAAAATTCTTTTAGTTCCCAAACCACTTTTGATTTCATTGGTGATTATCTTTAGTTTAATTGGTGTCTATGCAGTAAGTTTTAGTACATTTGATCTTTACATGCTCGTAATATTTGGTGTGATAGGATACTTAATGAGAATATTTGCATTCCCTGCAGCACCATTTATTCTCGCCTTCATACTTGGTGGAATGATGGAACAAAGCCTAAGGCAATCGCTCACTATTTCAAATGGTGATTGGATGATTTTTCTCCAAAGTCCACTGACTGTCAGCATGTTAGCGTTGGCCCTGCTTGCCCTAGTCTTCCCGGCTTTTCAAAATCGAAGACGGAAGAAGAGGGATAATACTCTTTCACTATAA
- a CDS encoding isoprenylcysteine carboxyl methyltransferase family protein translates to MSFVYLFIVLVIVQRIAEVGVAKSNERWMKQRGAFEAGESHYPVMVALHSCFFVALLLEVTLKDSSWTMWSLLPLAVFLVAQVIRVWALLTLGRFWNTKIIVLPGAEPVKSGPYRWIRHPNYVVVIIEILFLPLIFQAYVTAIVFSLLNAAMLLVRIKAEEEALDRNGKYSEKFEQVSRFVSIRKK, encoded by the coding sequence TTGAGTTTTGTCTACTTGTTTATAGTTCTCGTCATTGTGCAACGAATAGCTGAGGTTGGTGTTGCTAAGTCAAATGAACGATGGATGAAACAACGTGGGGCGTTTGAGGCAGGAGAATCACATTATCCAGTGATGGTCGCTCTGCACAGTTGTTTTTTTGTAGCGCTTTTACTAGAGGTGACTTTGAAGGATTCCTCTTGGACGATGTGGAGCCTACTACCACTGGCTGTATTCCTTGTAGCGCAAGTGATTCGTGTATGGGCATTGCTCACTCTGGGTAGGTTCTGGAATACCAAAATAATCGTCTTGCCTGGAGCTGAACCCGTAAAAAGTGGCCCTTATCGTTGGATTCGCCATCCGAATTATGTGGTCGTGATCATTGAGATTCTTTTTCTACCACTCATTTTTCAGGCTTATGTGACAGCAATCGTTTTTAGCTTATTAAATGCCGCGATGCTTCTCGTGAGAATAAAGGCAGAAGAAGAGGCGCTTGATCGAAATGGGAAGTATAGTGAAAAGTTTGAGCAAGTTAGTCGTTTTGTGAGTATCCGAAAAAAATGA
- a CDS encoding tripartite tricarboxylate transporter TctB family protein, translated as MMLKTVNQRLALIFAGLAVTMIYLSFQLPEYAFVPVDSDMMPKLLGITLLVLSIIFYFSKDTDTDEQKAKRTIPKQEAYMLLIVLVLILIYITLLEIVGFIPMTIAFIISCSRLLGFKNWLVNILTSITFSGGVYYLFNELLSIRLPSGIVPF; from the coding sequence ATGATGCTAAAGACTGTAAACCAAAGGCTTGCACTTATATTTGCTGGATTAGCAGTCACTATGATTTACCTTAGCTTTCAATTACCTGAGTATGCATTTGTACCGGTTGATTCAGATATGATGCCTAAGTTATTAGGTATAACTCTTCTTGTGTTATCTATTATCTTTTACTTCAGTAAGGATACAGACACCGATGAACAAAAAGCCAAACGAACAATCCCTAAGCAAGAAGCTTATATGTTACTTATAGTTCTTGTATTGATCCTTATCTATATAACGCTGTTAGAAATCGTAGGCTTCATTCCTATGACAATTGCGTTTATCATTTCATGCTCAAGGCTACTTGGATTTAAAAATTGGTTAGTAAACATTTTAACATCTATAACGTTCTCAGGCGGGGTCTATTATTTGTTTAATGAATTGCTCTCTATTCGTTTACCAAGTGGAATTGTGCCATTTTAA
- a CDS encoding NETI motif-containing protein, with the protein MLAKKRKQQFTVASDESLAECLERMKKEGYRPVRRMEKPVFKENGSKTPIISHQQVIFEGVLEEDEQ; encoded by the coding sequence ATGTTGGCAAAAAAACGCAAGCAACAATTTACAGTTGCGTCTGATGAGAGTTTGGCCGAATGTCTAGAACGAATGAAGAAAGAAGGATACAGACCAGTTCGACGAATGGAGAAGCCTGTTTTTAAGGAAAATGGGTCAAAAACACCAATAATTAGTCATCAGCAGGTCATTTTTGAAGGAGTTTTAGAGGAAGACGAACAATGA
- a CDS encoding tripartite tricarboxylate transporter substrate binding protein, with amino-acid sequence MKLVKWSAAGAFMIVLSACSNSDTGSSAQGDSEDWKPDRSIEFVAPAGAGGGWDTTARMLSKVIEEEGLADQSFGVVNKPGGGGAVGWAYINNRNDPHNIFVASPPLLFIPLNGQSEYGYEDFTPLANLIADYGAFAVREDAKWDTLDELFEDMRDDPASVSIIGASAPGSMDHMQFVTFADAAGVDITKIKYVSDQEGGALTAVLNGSVEVLSSDMSEAAEQARAGKLKILATTAPERLEGDFLENIPTGMEQGIDAQFVIWRGIFGPGDMSESEISYYEDLFREASESEAFDEIRVSMGWDEEFMGHEEFKSFLDEQNLEIEELINDLGLGQ; translated from the coding sequence ATGAAATTAGTAAAGTGGTCAGCAGCCGGAGCTTTCATGATTGTTCTTTCTGCATGCTCAAACAGTGACACAGGAAGTAGTGCGCAAGGTGACTCTGAAGACTGGAAGCCTGATCGTTCAATAGAGTTTGTTGCACCAGCAGGAGCAGGTGGTGGATGGGATACTACAGCCAGAATGCTTTCCAAGGTAATTGAAGAAGAAGGATTGGCAGATCAAAGTTTTGGAGTGGTGAATAAGCCAGGTGGTGGAGGAGCTGTGGGATGGGCATATATCAATAATCGTAACGACCCACATAATATATTTGTTGCCTCACCACCATTATTATTCATTCCTTTAAATGGGCAGTCCGAATATGGTTACGAAGACTTTACACCCCTTGCCAATTTAATCGCTGATTATGGGGCATTTGCTGTGCGAGAGGATGCGAAGTGGGATACCTTAGATGAGTTATTTGAAGACATGAGGGACGACCCTGCAAGTGTCTCAATTATTGGAGCTTCTGCCCCTGGAAGTATGGATCATATGCAATTTGTGACATTTGCAGATGCAGCTGGTGTAGATATTACGAAGATCAAATATGTATCCGATCAAGAAGGTGGAGCTTTGACTGCAGTTCTAAATGGAAGTGTAGAGGTCCTTTCAAGTGATATGTCTGAAGCAGCAGAACAGGCTCGAGCCGGAAAGTTAAAGATTCTTGCAACAACAGCCCCTGAACGATTAGAAGGAGATTTCCTCGAAAATATACCTACTGGCATGGAGCAAGGTATAGATGCTCAATTTGTGATATGGAGAGGGATTTTTGGTCCTGGAGACATGAGTGAATCGGAAATCTCATATTATGAAGATTTGTTTAGAGAAGCCAGTGAGTCAGAGGCATTTGATGAGATTCGTGTATCCATGGGTTGGGATGAAGAGTTTATGGGACATGAGGAATTTAAAAGCTTTTTAGATGAACAAAATCTAGAAATAGAAGAGTTAATAAACGATTTAGGACTTGGTCAATAG